One genomic region from Campylobacter sp. RM5004 encodes:
- the yaaA gene encoding peroxide stress protein YaaA: MYILFSPSEEKLKSENHCKIEEIKEFFLNLNMNNFFIKSSFRKEIIEKYINNFDNLEEIFGVKDTKSILNNFSKILHKAINLYQGVSYKELDYESLSKDAKTYIDNNLIIFSNLFGPILASDKIPFYKLKQGVKLNKINQAKEYLKDTTSALDEKIKEFVIDLRADIYKDYYRIQIPHATFVFMKNNKQLSHSSKVYRGRVLRLLAQNNITNIKELSNMILDNFNVINIENKDIQTIFYIDIKD; this comes from the coding sequence ATGTATATTTTATTTTCACCAAGCGAAGAAAAATTAAAAAGCGAAAACCATTGTAAAATAGAAGAAATAAAAGAATTTTTTCTTAATTTAAATATGAATAATTTTTTTATAAAATCTAGCTTTAGAAAAGAAATTATTGAAAAATATATAAATAATTTTGATAATTTAGAAGAGATTTTTGGAGTTAAAGATACAAAATCAATACTAAATAACTTTTCAAAAATACTTCATAAAGCTATTAATTTATATCAAGGTGTTAGTTATAAAGAATTAGATTATGAAAGCTTATCTAAAGATGCAAAAACTTATATTGACAATAATTTAATCATTTTTTCTAATCTTTTTGGACCTATTTTAGCAAGTGATAAAATACCATTTTATAAACTAAAGCAAGGCGTAAAATTAAATAAAATAAATCAAGCTAAAGAATATCTAAAAGATACAACAAGTGCTTTAGACGAAAAGATAAAAGAATTTGTAATAGACCTTAGAGCTGATATTTACAAAGATTATTACCGAATTCAAATTCCACATGCTACTTTTGTTTTTATGAAAAACAATAAGCAGTTATCCCATAGCTCAAAAGTCTATCGCGGCAGGGTTTTAAGACTATTAGCACAAAATAATATTACTAATATTAAAGAATTATCTAATATGATTTTAGATAATTTTAATGTTATAAACATTGAAAATAAAGATATTCAAACAATTTTTTACATTGATATAAAGGATTAA
- the rplK gene encoding 50S ribosomal protein L11 translates to MAKKVVGEIKLQIAATKANPSPPVGPALGQQGVNIMEFCKAFNERTKDMAGYNIPVVITVYADKSFTFITKQPPATDLIKKAAGISKGTDNPLKNKVGKLTKAQILEIVDRKIADLNTKDREQAAKIIAGSARSMGVEVVD, encoded by the coding sequence ATGGCTAAGAAAGTTGTTGGGGAAATCAAATTACAAATAGCTGCAACAAAGGCAAATCCATCACCACCGGTAGGACCTGCTTTAGGACAGCAAGGTGTTAATATTATGGAATTTTGTAAAGCTTTCAATGAGCGCACAAAAGATATGGCAGGTTATAATATTCCTGTTGTTATCACTGTATATGCTGATAAGAGTTTTACATTTATTACAAAACAACCACCTGCAACAGATTTAATTAAAAAAGCTGCAGGAATTTCTAAAGGAACTGATAATCCTTTAAAAAATAAAGTAGGTAAATTAACAAAAGCTCAAATTTTAGAGATTGTAGATAGAAAAATTGCTGATTTAAATACTAAAGATCGTGAGCAAGCTGCTAAAATTATCGCAGGTTCTGCTAGATCTATGGGTGTTGAAGTAGTAGATTAA
- the rpmG gene encoding 50S ribosomal protein L33, translating into MRIKIGLKCEETGDINYSTFKNSKNTTEKLELKKYCPRLRKHTVHKEVKLKS; encoded by the coding sequence ATGAGAATTAAAATTGGTTTAAAATGTGAAGAAACAGGTGATATCAATTACAGCACTTTTAAGAATTCAAAAAATACAACAGAAAAATTGGAGCTTAAAAAGTATTGTCCAAGATTAAGAAAACATACAGTTCATAAAGAAGTTAAATTAAAGAGTTAA
- the rplJ gene encoding 50S ribosomal protein L10, with protein MTRNQKEELIARLSDEFAANNAVVVCNYKGIITKQLEVLRDSARTADVKVEVIKNTLANIALDKAGKTGLTLKDTNIYLWGADALAVTKVAAKFAEKNNAFEVKFGHIDGEVADANKIIALSKMPSREELLAMLLQVWNAPIQNFTIGLNALKEKKEKE; from the coding sequence ATGACAAGAAACCAAAAAGAAGAATTAATAGCTAGACTTTCTGATGAATTTGCTGCTAATAATGCTGTTGTAGTTTGTAACTATAAAGGAATTATTACTAAGCAATTAGAAGTATTACGTGATTCTGCAAGAACTGCTGATGTAAAAGTTGAAGTAATTAAAAACACTTTAGCTAATATTGCATTAGATAAAGCTGGTAAAACAGGTTTAACTCTTAAAGATACTAATATATATCTTTGGGGTGCAGATGCTTTAGCAGTTACTAAAGTTGCTGCAAAATTTGCAGAAAAAAATAATGCTTTTGAAGTTAAATTTGGTCACATTGATGGTGAAGTTGCTGATGCTAATAAAATTATTGCATTGTCTAAAATGCCATCACGTGAAGAACTACTTGCTATGTTATTGCAAGTTTGGAATGCTCCGATTCAAAATTTTACAATCGGATTAAATGCTCTTAAAGAAAAAAAAGAAAAAGAATAA
- a CDS encoding nitroreductase family protein, whose protein sequence is MDYLHLLKTRFACKEFNNEKVSQAKIHTILEAGVLSPSSLGLEPWTFYVLQSPEKIEKLKQFCNSKRQFETCSFAVILAAKNDFNPQGQVVQKALRRREDFDKVYELYSPYLKRLETRNAHEYGALQCYTAATNMVNCAHTLGVDSCIIGGYDEAPINEEFLPKDEFCALVLTFGYRANGQPKHKKMRFSFNEKVKFM, encoded by the coding sequence ATGGATTATTTACACTTACTTAAAACTCGTTTTGCTTGCAAAGAATTTAATAATGAAAAAGTTTCTCAAGCAAAAATTCATACTATTTTAGAAGCTGGAGTGCTAAGCCCTAGCTCATTAGGACTTGAGCCTTGGACTTTTTATGTATTGCAAAGCCCAGAAAAAATTGAAAAATTAAAGCAGTTTTGTAATTCTAAAAGACAATTTGAAACCTGCTCTTTTGCTGTGATTTTAGCTGCAAAAAATGATTTTAATCCACAAGGACAGGTGGTTCAAAAAGCATTAAGAAGAAGAGAAGATTTTGATAAAGTTTATGAATTATATTCGCCATATTTAAAGCGTTTAGAAACTAGAAACGCTCATGAATATGGAGCATTACAATGCTATACAGCAGCTACAAATATGGTAAATTGCGCTCATACTTTAGGCGTTGATTCTTGCATTATAGGTGGATACGACGAAGCACCGATTAATGAAGAATTTTTACCAAAAGATGAATTTTGTGCTTTGGTTTTAACTTTTGGTTATAGAGCAAACGGACAACCAAAACATAAAAAAATGAGATTTTCGTTTAACGAAAAAGTAAAATTCATGTAA
- the rplA gene encoding 50S ribosomal protein L1, with protein sequence MAKKAKRIQELLKKVDLTKEYSLNEGIKTIKTLSSAKFDETVEIAMKLNVDPRHADQMVRGSVVLPEGTGKKVRVAVIAKDIKADEAKKAGADIVGDDDLVEEIQKGNINFDVLIATPNLMGLVGKVGRILGPKGLMPNPKTGTVTMDVAQAVNNAKSGQVNFRVDKQGNIHAGLGKVSFSEEKLLNNISAFVKAINKHKPATAKGRYIKSATISLTMSPGLKLETQELLDLK encoded by the coding sequence ATGGCAAAAAAAGCAAAAAGAATTCAAGAATTATTAAAAAAAGTTGATTTAACAAAAGAATATTCATTAAACGAAGGTATTAAAACTATCAAAACTCTTTCATCTGCAAAATTTGATGAGACTGTTGAAATAGCTATGAAATTAAATGTTGATCCAAGACATGCTGATCAAATGGTTAGAGGTTCAGTTGTATTACCTGAAGGAACTGGTAAGAAAGTTCGCGTAGCAGTAATCGCTAAAGATATTAAAGCTGATGAAGCTAAAAAAGCTGGTGCTGATATTGTAGGTGATGATGATTTAGTTGAAGAAATTCAAAAAGGTAATATCAATTTTGATGTTTTAATTGCTACACCAAATTTAATGGGTCTTGTAGGTAAGGTTGGTCGTATTTTAGGACCAAAAGGTTTAATGCCAAACCCTAAAACAGGAACAGTTACTATGGATGTTGCACAAGCTGTAAATAATGCTAAATCAGGACAGGTTAATTTCCGTGTTGATAAACAAGGAAACATTCATGCAGGTTTAGGAAAAGTTAGTTTTTCAGAAGAAAAATTATTAAACAACATAAGTGCTTTTGTGAAAGCTATTAATAAGCATAAACCAGCAACAGCAAAAGGTAGATATATTAAGAGTGCAACTATATCTTTAACAATGAGTCCAGGTTTAAAATTAGAAACTCAAGAATTACTAGATTTAAAATAA
- the secE gene encoding preprotein translocase subunit SecE, with amino-acid sequence MEKLINYFKLSKAELAKVFFPTKGQVKNAFITVAVVVTVISLFLAFVDFIMSFSLKSIL; translated from the coding sequence ATGGAAAAATTAATAAATTATTTTAAGTTGTCAAAAGCTGAATTAGCAAAGGTATTTTTTCCAACTAAAGGTCAAGTAAAAAATGCTTTTATAACTGTTGCAGTAGTTGTAACTGTTATATCATTATTTTTAGCTTTTGTTGATTTTATTATGTCTTTTTCATTAAAGAGTATTTTATAA
- the rplL gene encoding 50S ribosomal protein L7/L12 has product MAITKQDVLEYISNLSVLELSELVKEFEEKFGVSAAPVMVAGAVGGAAAAAEEEKTEFNVVLVDSGANKINVIKVVRALTGLGLKEAKDAVEGTPSTLKEGVSKADAEEAKKQLEEAGAKVELK; this is encoded by the coding sequence ATGGCAATTACAAAACAAGATGTATTAGAATATATTTCAAACCTAAGTGTTCTTGAACTATCAGAATTAGTTAAAGAATTTGAAGAAAAATTTGGTGTTAGTGCAGCTCCTGTAATGGTTGCAGGTGCTGTTGGTGGTGCTGCAGCTGCTGCAGAAGAAGAAAAAACTGAATTTAACGTAGTATTAGTTGATTCAGGTGCAAACAAAATTAACGTAATTAAAGTAGTTCGCGCATTAACAGGACTAGGCTTAAAAGAAGCTAAAGATGCTGTTGAAGGAACTCCATCAACACTTAAAGAAGGTGTTAGTAAAGCAGACGCAGAAGAAGCTAAAAAGCAACTTGAAGAAGCTGGCGCTAAGGTTGAACTTAAATAA
- the tuf gene encoding elongation factor Tu, producing the protein MAKEKFSRNKPHVNIGTIGHVDHGKTTLTAAISAVLSRRGLAELKDYDNIDNAPEEKERGITIATSHIEYETENRHYAHVDCPGHADYVKNMITGAAQMDGAILVVSAADGPMPQTREHILLSRQVGVPYIVVFMNKADMVDDAELLELVEMEIRELLSSYDFPGDDTPIVAGSALQALEEAKAGKDGEWSAKIIELMAQVDAYIPTPVRDTDKDFLMPIEDVFSISGRGTVVTGRIEKGVVKVGDTIEIVGIRDTQTTTVTGVEMFRKEMEQGEAGDNVGVLLRGTKKEDVIRGMVLAKPKTITPHTDFEAEVYILTKEEGGRHTPFFNNYRPQFYVRTTDVTGSIQLAEGTEMVMPGDNVRITVSLIQPVALEEGTRFAIREGGRTVGSGVVSKIIK; encoded by the coding sequence ATGGCAAAGGAAAAATTCTCACGTAATAAACCACACGTGAATATCGGAACTATCGGTCACGTTGACCACGGTAAAACTACTTTAACTGCTGCTATTTCAGCTGTTTTATCAAGAAGAGGTCTTGCTGAGCTTAAAGATTATGATAATATTGATAATGCTCCAGAAGAAAAAGAAAGAGGTATTACAATCGCTACTTCTCATATTGAGTATGAGACGGAAAATCGTCACTACGCTCACGTAGACTGCCCAGGTCACGCAGACTATGTTAAAAATATGATTACAGGTGCTGCACAAATGGACGGTGCTATTCTTGTTGTTTCAGCAGCAGATGGCCCAATGCCACAAACTAGAGAGCACATTCTATTATCACGCCAAGTTGGTGTTCCATATATCGTAGTATTTATGAATAAAGCTGATATGGTTGATGATGCTGAATTATTAGAACTAGTTGAAATGGAAATTAGAGAATTATTAAGTTCATATGATTTCCCAGGTGATGATACACCAATCGTTGCGGGTTCTGCATTACAAGCTTTAGAAGAAGCAAAAGCTGGTAAAGATGGTGAATGGTCAGCAAAAATTATAGAATTAATGGCTCAAGTAGATGCTTATATCCCAACTCCAGTTCGTGATACAGATAAAGATTTCTTAATGCCAATTGAAGACGTATTCTCAATTTCAGGTCGTGGTACAGTTGTAACAGGACGTATTGAAAAAGGTGTTGTTAAAGTTGGTGATACTATTGAAATCGTTGGTATTAGAGATACACAAACAACAACTGTAACTGGCGTTGAAATGTTTAGAAAAGAAATGGAGCAAGGTGAAGCTGGTGACAACGTAGGTGTGTTATTACGTGGAACTAAAAAAGAAGATGTAATTCGTGGTATGGTTCTTGCTAAGCCAAAAACTATCACTCCACATACAGATTTTGAAGCAGAAGTTTATATTCTAACTAAAGAAGAAGGTGGTAGACATACTCCATTCTTTAATAACTATAGACCACAATTCTATGTAAGAACAACAGACGTTACTGGTTCAATTCAATTAGCAGAAGGCACAGAAATGGTTATGCCTGGTGATAACGTAAGAATTACAGTATCACTAATTCAACCGGTAGCACTTGAAGAAGGTACTCGTTTTGCTATCCGTGAAGGTGGTAGAACAGTTGGTTCAGGTGTTGTATCAAAAATTATTAAGTAA
- the nusG gene encoding transcription termination/antitermination protein NusG, which translates to MNFKWYAIQTYAGSEMAVKRAIEKLCYENGISDRLKEVLVPTEDVIETGKNGKQKITAKCLYSSYVFANIDLDIELWHKIQKLPKVGRFIGESKKPTPLSEKDVNLILEKANNRKAPRPKIYFENGESVRIIEGSFANFTGIVEEYDMVRGTLKLNVSIFGRSTPVEILYSQVEKII; encoded by the coding sequence ATGAATTTTAAATGGTATGCAATTCAGACTTACGCGGGAAGCGAAATGGCTGTAAAAAGAGCTATTGAGAAATTATGCTATGAAAATGGTATTTCTGATAGACTTAAAGAAGTTTTAGTTCCTACTGAGGATGTTATTGAAACAGGAAAGAATGGAAAACAAAAAATTACAGCAAAATGTTTATATTCAAGTTATGTTTTTGCAAACATAGATTTGGATATCGAACTGTGGCATAAAATTCAAAAGTTACCTAAAGTAGGTAGATTTATTGGTGAATCTAAAAAACCAACTCCTTTAAGCGAAAAGGATGTTAATTTAATTTTAGAAAAAGCTAATAATAGAAAAGCTCCAAGACCAAAAATTTATTTTGAAAATGGAGAGAGTGTAAGAATCATAGAAGGTTCATTTGCGAATTTTACAGGCATAGTAGAAGAATACGATATGGTAAGAGGTACTTTAAAACTAAATGTTTCTATATTTGGTAGAAGTACTCCAGTTGAGATTCTATATTCACAAGTTGAGAAAATTATTTAA